A single genomic interval of Cataglyphis hispanica isolate Lineage 1 chromosome 25, ULB_Chis1_1.0, whole genome shotgun sequence harbors:
- the LOC126858536 gene encoding ran-specific GTPase-activating protein-like, translating into MPENVLNGDHIDVKSANCESQNNDEESTENDVHFEPIVSLPLIEVSNNEEDEVEMLKLRAKLYRYDTSNNPAEWKERGTGEVKLLRHKIKNTVRVVMRRDKTLKICANHFVTPWMELKPNCGSDRAWVWSVLADFADEQLKPELLAIRFANVENASMWKEAFEKAKKIVGSECEIYAGKNNPEQKHGESDSESSSDVSYDESTDNEDQTKLPKQTGESAISQQREVEKVPTMSTEKKDVVTSNEEKIINEITKLKVKDEGEKN; encoded by the exons ctaaaCGGCGATCATATTGATGTGAAAAGTGCCAACTGCGAGTCCCAGAATAATGATGAAGAGAGCACTGAAAATGATGTACATTTTGAACCTATAGTTTCTTTACCTTTAATTGAAGTGTCCAATAATGAGGAAGATGAAgtagaaatgttaaaatt GCGagcaaaattatatcgttatGATACATCGAATAATCCAGCAGAATGGAAGGAGCGTGGCACAGGAGAAGTCAAATTGTTAAGACACAAGATAAAAAACACAGTTAGAGTAGTCATGCGCAGAGACAAAACCCTCAAGATCTGTGCTAATCATTTTGTGACTCCATGGATGGAACTAAAACCAAATTGTGGCAGTGATAGAGCATGGGTTTGGAGTGTACTTGCTGATTTTGCGGACGAACAACTCAAGCCGGAATTGCTCGCAATACGTTTCGCGAATGTCGAAA ATGCATCAATGTGGAAAGAGGCATTTGAAAAAGCTAAGAAGATTGTAGGATCTGAATGTGAGATTTATGCTGGCAAAAACAATCCAGAACAGAAGCATGGTGAAAGTGATAGTGAATCCAGCAGCGATGTAAGTTATGATGAAAGTACTGATAACGAGGACCAAACAAAGTTGCCTAAACAGACTGGAGAATCTGCTATTTCTCAGCAGAGAGAAGTCGAGAAAGTGCCAACAATGtcgacagaaaaaaaagatgtagtaACGTCAAATGAGGAGAAAATAATCAACGAAATAACAAAGTTAAAAGTGAAAGACGAaggtgagaaaaattaa